From a single Pseudomonas sp. A34-9 genomic region:
- the kdpC gene encoding potassium-transporting ATPase subunit KdpC, whose translation MSTMIRPALSLLVLMTLVTGVAYPLVVTGVAQVAFPAQANGSLVHDADGKVRGSSLIAQDFVGDAWFHPRPSAGAFATVSSSASNLAPSNPALATRVIDDANKLQVPGQGPVPLALLTTSGSGLDPHLPPAAIAYQLARVAHARNLPVSTVQQLLDAHIEQPLVGPPVVNVLALNMALEKL comes from the coding sequence ATGTCCACAATGATACGTCCCGCCCTCAGCCTGCTGGTGCTGATGACTCTGGTCACCGGCGTCGCCTATCCACTGGTGGTAACCGGCGTTGCGCAAGTCGCATTTCCCGCTCAAGCCAACGGCAGCCTGGTGCACGATGCCGACGGCAAAGTCCGTGGCTCGTCACTGATTGCGCAGGATTTTGTCGGCGATGCGTGGTTCCATCCACGGCCATCGGCCGGTGCGTTTGCTACGGTTTCCAGCAGCGCGAGCAACCTGGCGCCGAGCAATCCGGCACTCGCCACGCGGGTGATCGACGATGCCAACAAACTGCAGGTTCCGGGGCAAGGCCCGGTGCCATTGGCCTTGCTGACCACCTCCGGCAGCGGCCTTGATCCACACTTGCCACCGGCAGCGATTGCCTATCAACTGGCGCGTGTCGCGCACGCGCGAAATCTGCCGGTGTCGACAGTGCAGCAACTGCTCGATGCGCACATCGAACAGCCGCTGGTGGGACCACCGGTGGTGAATGTGCTGGCGCTGAACATGGCGCTGGAAAAACTCTAG
- a CDS encoding sensor histidine kinase KdpD, translating into MSDSGRADALLANLPRDGRGRLKVFLGAAPGVGKTYAMLQAAHTQLRQGVKVLAGVVETHGRAETEALLGGLPQQPLVRSEYRGVMLEEMDLDGILAAKPKLVLVDELAHSNAPGSRHAKRWQDIQELLAAGIDVFTTVNVQHLESLNDQVRGITGVQVRETLPDWVLQEAYELLLIDLPPRELLERLREGKVYVPEQARAAIDAFFTQTNLTALRELAMQTAAAQVDNDLAQGYRQLGQAAPAVRGRLLVGVDGDQQAERLVRHASRVAQRRHLPWSLVHVDNGTVRDEQSRLRLQSAQQLAERLGGEVVLLRAGEVAKTLIQHAAERRASLVLVGQSRPRLRRRLFGGGLAARLLRQAHGLEINVLDSDQEQHQPRPRNALTLVWFDYALALVATVLASALAWAVSSVLPLPNISLVFLAAVLLVAVRSSLGPALACAALSFLTYDFLFIPPNFSFSIQREEDVLTLLFFLLMAALTGNLAARQRRQLQALRDTQEETSELLDLSRKLTAATDRQAVVSAAAQHLNGWSDLQLCLLNRDGQGSWKVETGGPLQFTEAERAAADWAWQHDQPAGMGTGTLPFGRWWWWPLSVEDGPLALLGVCAKEGQTLSGQRRRLLTALSQPLAQALARAQLADDLEAARLHGETEQLRSALLASVSHDLRTPLTAMRGSIDSLLALGEAIPLEDRRELLEGTRDEAERLDRYIQNLLDMTRLGHGALKLARDWVSPADIVGSSLNRLRAVLAPLQVSTDVPGELPLLFVHAALIEQALVNVMENAARFSPVHGRLQLSAGANDDEIFFSVSDEGPGIPEDERAKIFDMFYTAARGDRGGQGTGLGLAICQGMVGAHGGRISVADGIDGRGTCITLHLPLQAQPGMDNEA; encoded by the coding sequence ATGAGCGACTCCGGCCGCGCCGACGCGCTGTTAGCAAACCTGCCCCGTGACGGCCGTGGCCGCCTGAAGGTTTTTCTCGGCGCCGCCCCTGGTGTCGGCAAGACGTACGCCATGCTGCAGGCTGCCCACACGCAATTGCGCCAGGGCGTGAAAGTCCTCGCCGGCGTCGTTGAAACCCACGGCCGCGCCGAAACCGAAGCGCTGCTCGGCGGCTTGCCGCAGCAACCGCTGGTGCGCTCGGAATACCGTGGTGTGATGCTCGAAGAAATGGACCTCGACGGCATTCTCGCCGCCAAGCCGAAGTTGGTGCTGGTCGATGAACTGGCCCACAGCAATGCGCCCGGCAGTCGTCACGCGAAACGCTGGCAAGACATTCAGGAACTGCTCGCCGCCGGCATTGACGTATTCACCACGGTCAACGTCCAGCACCTGGAAAGCCTCAACGATCAGGTGCGCGGCATCACCGGCGTGCAAGTGCGCGAAACCCTGCCGGACTGGGTGCTGCAAGAAGCCTACGAACTGCTGCTGATCGACCTGCCGCCGCGCGAATTGCTTGAGCGCCTGCGCGAAGGCAAGGTCTACGTGCCGGAGCAGGCGCGCGCGGCGATCGATGCGTTTTTCACCCAGACCAACCTCACCGCATTGCGCGAACTGGCGATGCAAACCGCTGCCGCGCAGGTCGATAACGATCTCGCCCAAGGCTATCGCCAGCTCGGTCAGGCCGCCCCGGCAGTGCGCGGGCGATTGCTGGTCGGCGTCGATGGCGACCAACAGGCCGAACGCCTGGTGCGCCACGCCAGTCGCGTCGCCCAGCGCCGGCATCTGCCGTGGAGTCTGGTGCACGTCGACAACGGCACCGTACGCGATGAGCAATCGCGATTGCGCCTGCAAAGTGCTCAGCAACTGGCCGAACGCCTGGGCGGCGAGGTGGTTTTACTGCGTGCCGGCGAAGTGGCGAAAACCCTGATCCAGCATGCCGCTGAACGCCGCGCGAGTCTGGTGCTGGTCGGCCAATCGCGACCGCGTCTGCGTCGTCGCTTGTTCGGTGGTGGCTTGGCTGCACGCTTGTTGCGTCAGGCTCATGGTCTGGAAATCAACGTCCTCGACAGTGATCAGGAGCAGCATCAACCACGCCCGCGCAACGCGTTGACACTGGTGTGGTTCGACTATGCGCTGGCGCTGGTCGCCACGGTGTTGGCCAGTGCCCTGGCGTGGGCGGTGTCGAGTGTGTTGCCGCTGCCGAACATCTCGCTGGTGTTCCTCGCTGCGGTGTTGCTGGTGGCGGTGCGCAGCAGTCTCGGCCCGGCGCTGGCCTGTGCGGCGCTGTCGTTTCTGACCTACGATTTTCTGTTCATTCCGCCGAATTTTTCCTTCAGCATTCAGCGCGAAGAAGACGTGCTGACCTTGTTGTTTTTCCTGCTGATGGCGGCGCTTACCGGCAATCTTGCGGCGCGTCAGCGTCGGCAATTGCAGGCCTTGCGCGACACCCAGGAAGAGACCAGCGAACTGCTCGACCTGTCGCGCAAACTCACCGCCGCCACCGACCGCCAGGCCGTGGTCAGCGCCGCCGCGCAGCATCTCAATGGCTGGAGCGATCTGCAACTGTGCCTGCTCAATCGCGACGGCCAGGGCAGCTGGAAAGTCGAGACCGGCGGGCCGCTGCAATTCACCGAGGCCGAACGGGCGGCGGCCGATTGGGCCTGGCAACACGATCAACCGGCGGGCATGGGCACCGGCACGTTGCCGTTCGGGCGTTGGTGGTGGTGGCCGCTGTCGGTCGAGGATGGGCCGCTGGCGCTGCTCGGGGTCTGCGCTAAAGAGGGCCAGACCTTGAGTGGCCAGCGCCGTCGTTTGCTCACCGCGTTGAGTCAGCCGTTGGCGCAAGCGCTGGCCCGCGCGCAATTGGCCGATGACCTCGAAGCCGCGCGCCTGCACGGTGAAACCGAACAGCTGCGCAGTGCCTTGCTGGCCTCCGTGTCCCACGATTTGCGCACGCCGCTGACCGCCATGCGCGGCAGCATCGACAGCCTGTTGGCCCTCGGCGAAGCGATCCCGCTGGAGGATCGTCGTGAACTGCTCGAAGGCACCCGTGATGAAGCCGAACGCCTCGACCGCTACATTCAGAACCTGCTCGACATGACACGCCTCGGCCACGGCGCGCTGAAACTGGCGCGGGACTGGGTGTCGCCTGCCGATATCGTCGGCAGCTCGCTCAATCGCCTGCGCGCGGTGCTCGCGCCGTTGCAGGTCAGCACCGATGTGCCGGGTGAGTTGCCGCTGCTGTTCGTGCATGCCGCGTTGATCGAGCAGGCATTGGTCAATGTGATGGAAAACGCAGCGCGTTTCTCACCCGTTCACGGTCGTTTGCAACTCAGCGCTGGCGCGAATGACGACGAGATTTTCTTCTCGGTCAGCGACGAGGGGCCGGGGATTCCCGAGGATGAACGGGCGAAGATTTTCGACATGTTCTATACCGCCGCCCGAGGTGATCGCGGTGGGCAGGGCACCGGCCTCGGCCTGGCAATCTGTCAGGGCATGGTCGGCGCGCACGGTGGTCGCATCAGTGTCGCCGACGGCATCGACGGACGCGGCACCTGCATCACCTTGCACTTGCCGTTGCAGGCGCAACCGGGGATGGACAATGAAGCCTGA
- the kdpB gene encoding potassium-transporting ATPase subunit KdpB, translating into MNMPAIKPVAVKAPEQAKTAISALWRPALVQAFVKLDPRQLKRSPVMLVVELTAIFTTVLCFIPDADVPTFVAAQIAVWLWFTVLFANFAEALAEGRGKARADSLKAGSEGLSARRKQANGSFQVVPAASLRKGDVVRVEAGEMIPGDGEVIEGIAAVNEAAITGESAPVIRESGGDRSAVTGNTRLVSDWLLVKITVNPGESTLDRMIALVEGAKRQKTPNEVALDILLIGLTLIFLLVVVTLQPFAHFANGSLPLVFLVALLVTLIPTTIGGLLSAIGIAGMDRLVRLNVIAKSGRAVEAAGDVHVLLLDKTGTITFGNRRCSAVYAAPGVTGRELAEGALFASLADETAEGKSIVEYLRGLHPQPEPALETLTAVPFSAETRLSGVDYQGRVYRKGAVDSLLSFLGQKRADLAPALSREIDKIAQSGGTPLLVCADGKLLGAIHLKDVVKPGIRERFAELRKLGIRTVMVTGDNPLTAAAIAAEAGVDDVLAEATPEKKLARIRHEQNDGRLVAMCGDGANDAPALAQADVGMAMNDGTQAAREAANMVDLDSDPTKLLDVVQIGKELLVTRGALTTFSIANDVAKYFAILPALFASIYPQLGVLNIMQLTSPQSAILSAIVFNALIIVVLIPLALRGVRVQAASAAALLRRNLLIYGLGGILVPFVGIKAIDMLLTALHLV; encoded by the coding sequence ATGAATATGCCCGCAATCAAACCCGTTGCCGTGAAAGCACCGGAACAAGCGAAAACCGCGATCTCGGCCCTGTGGCGGCCGGCGCTTGTGCAAGCGTTCGTCAAGCTCGACCCTCGGCAACTGAAGCGTTCGCCGGTGATGCTGGTGGTCGAGCTGACGGCGATCTTCACCACGGTGTTGTGCTTCATTCCCGATGCCGATGTGCCGACGTTCGTCGCTGCGCAAATCGCTGTGTGGCTGTGGTTTACCGTGCTGTTCGCCAACTTCGCCGAAGCCTTGGCTGAAGGTCGTGGCAAGGCTCGCGCCGACAGTCTCAAGGCTGGCAGCGAAGGCCTCAGCGCCCGCCGCAAACAGGCCAATGGCAGCTTTCAGGTGGTGCCGGCGGCGAGCCTGCGCAAAGGTGATGTGGTGCGCGTCGAGGCCGGGGAGATGATCCCCGGTGACGGCGAAGTGATCGAAGGCATCGCGGCGGTCAACGAAGCGGCGATCACCGGCGAATCGGCCCCCGTGATTCGTGAGTCCGGCGGCGACCGCTCGGCTGTCACCGGCAACACGCGACTGGTGTCTGACTGGTTGCTGGTGAAGATTACCGTCAACCCCGGTGAGTCGACTCTGGACCGCATGATCGCGCTGGTCGAAGGCGCAAAACGCCAGAAAACGCCCAACGAAGTGGCGCTGGACATCCTGCTGATCGGCCTGACCCTGATCTTCCTGTTGGTAGTCGTGACCCTGCAGCCGTTCGCCCATTTCGCCAACGGCAGCCTGCCACTGGTGTTTCTGGTGGCGCTGCTGGTCACGCTGATTCCGACCACCATTGGCGGTTTGCTATCGGCCATCGGTATCGCCGGGATGGATCGTCTGGTGCGCCTCAACGTGATCGCCAAGTCTGGTCGCGCGGTGGAAGCAGCGGGTGACGTGCATGTGCTGTTGCTAGACAAGACCGGCACCATCACTTTCGGCAACCGTCGCTGCAGTGCGGTGTATGCCGCGCCGGGTGTGACCGGGCGTGAGCTGGCCGAAGGTGCGCTGTTCGCATCGCTGGCCGATGAAACCGCTGAAGGTAAATCCATCGTCGAATACCTGCGTGGTCTGCACCCGCAGCCTGAGCCGGCGCTGGAAACCTTGACCGCCGTGCCGTTCAGCGCTGAAACCCGTTTGTCCGGCGTCGATTACCAGGGCCGCGTGTACCGCAAGGGTGCGGTCGACTCGCTGCTGAGTTTCCTTGGGCAAAAACGCGCGGATCTGGCCCCGGCGCTGTCGCGGGAAATTGACAAGATTGCGCAGAGCGGCGGCACCCCGCTGCTGGTCTGTGCCGACGGCAAATTGCTCGGCGCGATTCATCTCAAGGACGTGGTCAAACCGGGCATCCGCGAGCGTTTTGCCGAGTTGCGCAAACTCGGTATTCGTACCGTGATGGTCACCGGTGATAACCCGCTGACCGCCGCCGCCATCGCCGCTGAAGCGGGTGTCGATGACGTTCTCGCCGAGGCCACCCCGGAGAAAAAACTCGCGCGCATTCGTCATGAGCAAAACGACGGTCGTCTGGTCGCGATGTGCGGCGACGGCGCCAACGATGCCCCGGCGCTGGCCCAGGCTGACGTCGGCATGGCGATGAACGACGGCACCCAGGCAGCCCGCGAAGCGGCGAACATGGTCGACCTCGACAGTGACCCGACCAAGCTGCTCGACGTGGTGCAGATCGGCAAGGAATTGCTGGTGACTCGCGGAGCGCTGACGACCTTTTCCATCGCCAACGACGTGGCCAAATACTTCGCGATTTTGCCGGCGCTGTTTGCCTCGATCTACCCGCAGCTTGGTGTGCTGAACATCATGCAATTGACCAGCCCGCAGAGCGCGATCCTCTCGGCAATCGTCTTCAACGCCTTGATCATCGTCGTGCTGATTCCACTGGCGCTGCGCGGTGTGCGCGTGCAGGCGGCGAGTGCGGCGGCGCTGTTGCGACGCAATCTGTTGATCTATGGCTTGGGCGGGATTCTGGTGCCGTTCGTGGGGATCAAGGCGATCGACATGCTGCTCACGGCACTGCATCTGGTGTGA
- a CDS encoding patatin-like phospholipase family protein, translated as MKKRVALVLGSGGARGYAHIGVIEEIEKRGYEIACIAGCSMGAVVGGIYAAGKLDVYKNWIESLDYLDVLRLVDVSFRLGAIRGEKVFGQIRKIVGEINIEDLRIPYTAVAADLTNQQEIWFQEGCLHQAMRASAAIPSLFTPVMQGNRMLVDGGILNPLPIVPVVSSHCDLIIAVNLNSTNQRHYKLPVIQRPAAFRSRFDSLISSLGSKMPFRRTQAEQLLRLEQEALRAEAADVNPWLEGAEPESQQPAAAPEREGAPKSATGSFIIDNVGPASLLDLINQSFEVMQTSLAQYKIAGYPPDILINVPKRVCRFFEFYKAPELIALGREIARDTLDRYDSEQNREP; from the coding sequence ATGAAAAAACGTGTCGCGCTGGTACTGGGCTCCGGTGGCGCCCGGGGCTATGCCCATATCGGGGTCATTGAAGAGATCGAGAAACGCGGTTACGAAATCGCCTGCATTGCCGGCTGTTCGATGGGCGCGGTGGTCGGCGGGATCTACGCCGCCGGCAAGCTCGACGTTTACAAGAACTGGATCGAAAGTCTCGATTATCTGGATGTGCTGCGCCTTGTCGACGTGAGTTTCCGCCTCGGCGCGATTCGCGGCGAAAAGGTCTTCGGTCAGATCCGCAAGATCGTCGGCGAGATCAACATTGAGGACTTGCGTATTCCCTATACCGCCGTCGCCGCGGACCTCACCAATCAACAGGAAATCTGGTTTCAGGAAGGCTGCCTGCATCAGGCCATGCGCGCCTCGGCGGCAATTCCCAGCCTGTTCACCCCGGTGATGCAAGGCAATCGCATGCTGGTCGACGGCGGCATTCTCAACCCGTTGCCGATCGTACCGGTGGTGTCGAGCCACTGTGATCTGATCATCGCGGTCAATCTCAACTCGACCAACCAGCGTCACTACAAATTGCCGGTGATTCAGCGCCCCGCCGCGTTCCGCTCGCGCTTCGACAGCCTGATCAGTTCGCTGGGGTCGAAGATGCCGTTCCGCCGCACACAGGCCGAGCAACTGTTGCGGCTCGAGCAGGAAGCGCTGCGCGCCGAAGCGGCGGACGTCAATCCCTGGCTCGAAGGCGCCGAGCCGGAGAGCCAGCAACCGGCGGCCGCGCCTGAGCGTGAAGGCGCGCCGAAATCGGCGACCGGATCGTTCATCATCGATAATGTCGGGCCGGCATCGCTGCTGGATTTGATCAACCAGAGTTTCGAGGTGATGCAGACCTCGCTGGCGCAGTACAAGATCGCCGGATATCCGCCGGATATCCTGATCAACGTACCGAAGCGGGTGTGCCGGTTTTTCGAGTTCTACAAGGCGCCGGAGTTGATCGCGCTGGGGCGCGAGATTGCGCGGGATACGCTGGATCGGTATGACAGTGAGCAGAACAGAGAGCCCTGA
- a CDS encoding response regulator, producing MSQTATILVIDDEPQIRKFLRISLASQGYKVLEAGTGAEGLAQAALNKPDLLVLDLGLPDMDGQQVLREFREWATAPVLVLSVRASEGQKVQALDGGANDYVTKPFGIQEFLARVRALLRQAPAGEAQQAALSFGPLTVDLAYRRVLLDGVEVALTRKEYAVLAQLARHPGRVITQQQLLKDIWGPTHTEDSHYLRIVVGHLRQKLADDPTRPRFIVTEAGVGYRLLSENSL from the coding sequence ATGAGCCAGACCGCGACCATTTTGGTCATCGACGACGAACCGCAGATCCGCAAGTTCCTGCGCATCAGCCTCGCTTCCCAAGGCTACAAAGTGCTTGAGGCCGGCACCGGTGCCGAAGGCCTGGCGCAGGCGGCGCTGAACAAACCGGACTTGCTGGTGCTCGACCTCGGCTTGCCGGACATGGATGGCCAGCAAGTGCTGCGCGAGTTTCGCGAGTGGGCCACGGCGCCGGTGCTGGTGTTGTCGGTGCGCGCCAGCGAAGGGCAGAAAGTCCAGGCGCTGGATGGCGGCGCCAATGACTACGTGACCAAGCCGTTCGGCATTCAGGAATTTCTCGCGCGGGTCCGCGCCTTGTTGCGTCAGGCACCGGCGGGAGAGGCGCAGCAGGCGGCACTGAGCTTCGGCCCGTTGACCGTCGACCTGGCTTATCGGCGGGTGTTGCTCGACGGTGTCGAAGTGGCGCTGACCCGCAAGGAATATGCGGTGCTGGCGCAATTGGCGCGGCATCCGGGGCGGGTGATTACCCAGCAGCAATTGCTCAAGGATATCTGGGGGCCGACGCACACCGAAGACAGCCACTATCTGCGGATTGTGGTGGGGCATTTGCGGCAGAAACTGGCGGATGATCCGACGCGACCGCGGTTTATCGTGACAGAAGCGGGGGTTGGATATCGGCTGCTGAGCGAGAACAGTCTTTAG
- the kdpF gene encoding K(+)-transporting ATPase subunit F has protein sequence MSVLDGVSLLLAVGLFIYLLVALLRADRN, from the coding sequence ATGAGCGTTCTGGACGGGGTGTCACTGCTGTTGGCAGTGGGGCTGTTCATTTATCTGTTGGTTGCGCTGTTGCGCGCGGATCGGAACTAG
- a CDS encoding CHAD domain-containing protein — protein MVDRLVAHVLSLEVRLLACQARLIARTDPEALHDLRTTVRRLRSLLRPLRGLPGVEQLEDAASAVGQLTTPWRDREVLAAYLLEHDQPEAAQRRMAQMAEAYPALAASAEVASLLMILDAFPRFLRASQRQGLLKGLDKRIEKRLGKQWQKLDEALHDPAHDRHRLRLLIKRVRYGIEAYPELDRLPEAALARLKSAQGALGDWHDCWQWLAKAELEADLQPCVATWQATMINAESKADRVLEKLSTACFK, from the coding sequence ATGGTTGACCGGTTGGTGGCTCATGTCCTGAGTCTGGAAGTGCGTTTGTTAGCCTGTCAGGCACGGCTGATTGCACGCACCGACCCCGAGGCGCTGCATGATCTGCGTACCACGGTGCGGCGCTTGCGCAGCCTGTTGCGGCCATTGCGCGGTTTGCCGGGTGTCGAACAACTGGAAGATGCTGCTTCGGCGGTCGGCCAATTGACCACGCCATGGCGCGATCGCGAAGTGCTTGCAGCGTACCTGCTCGAGCATGATCAGCCTGAAGCCGCGCAACGCCGCATGGCGCAGATGGCCGAAGCTTATCCGGCGCTGGCGGCGAGTGCCGAGGTGGCTTCGCTGTTGATGATTCTCGACGCTTTTCCGCGGTTCCTGCGCGCCTCACAGCGTCAGGGCTTGCTCAAGGGCTTGGACAAACGCATCGAGAAACGCTTGGGCAAGCAATGGCAGAAATTGGACGAGGCGCTGCATGATCCCGCTCACGACCGTCATCGCTTGCGTTTGCTGATCAAACGCGTGCGCTACGGTATCGAAGCCTATCCTGAGCTGGACCGCTTGCCCGAGGCGGCGCTGGCGCGTCTCAAGTCCGCCCAAGGCGCGTTGGGTGACTGGCACGATTGCTGGCAGTGGCTGGCGAAGGCTGAGCTGGAGGCGGATCTTCAACCCTGTGTTGCGACGTGGCAGGCGACCATGATCAACGCTGAAAGCAAGGCTGATCGCGTGCTGGAAAAACTCAGTACTGCCTGCTTCAAATAA
- the kdpA gene encoding potassium-transporting ATPase subunit KdpA: protein MHSYDYWLILAFFAVVLLPAPLLGRFYYKVMEGQRTWLTPVLGPVERGCYRIAGVDPQAEQSWQKYTLALLAFNLAGFLLLFAILLFQDHLPLNPQNLPGQEWTQAFNTAVSFMTNTNWQSYSGEATLSYLSQMVGLTVQNFVSAATGLAVLVALCRGIGRKSTKTLGNFWVDMTRATLYGLLPLCLLLALYLVWQGVPQTFAQYVNAVTMQGVDQVIPLGPAASQIAIKQLGTNGGGFFGVNSAHPFENPTAWSNLFEVASIILIPVALVFTFGHYVKDLRQSRAIIACMLALFLIGGATSLWAEYQPNPTLNNAAVEQTAPLEGKEARFGTTATVLWSVTTTAASNGSVNAMHDSLNPLSGMVALVNMMVGEVIFGGVGAGLYGMLLNVLIAVFLAGLMIGRTPEYLGKKLQAREVQLLVVTLLVMPVGVLVLGAIAAVLPGPAATISNPGPHGFSQLLYAYTSASANNGSAFGGLSANTPFHNLMLGLGMLIGRFGYILPVLALAGSLAMKKTAPIGQNSFPTHGPLFVTLLTVTILLVGGLTFLPTLALGPIAEHLSMGF, encoded by the coding sequence ATGCACAGTTATGACTATTGGCTGATCCTCGCGTTTTTTGCGGTGGTCTTGCTGCCGGCGCCGCTGCTCGGGCGCTTCTACTACAAGGTGATGGAAGGTCAGCGTACCTGGCTGACGCCGGTTCTCGGCCCGGTCGAGCGCGGTTGCTATCGCATCGCCGGGGTCGATCCGCAGGCTGAGCAGAGCTGGCAGAAGTACACGCTGGCATTGCTGGCGTTCAACCTTGCCGGTTTCCTGCTGCTGTTCGCGATCCTGTTGTTTCAGGATCACTTGCCACTGAACCCGCAAAATCTGCCGGGCCAGGAGTGGACGCAGGCTTTCAATACCGCGGTCAGTTTCATGACCAACACCAACTGGCAGTCCTACAGTGGCGAAGCGACCCTCAGCTACCTGAGCCAGATGGTCGGCCTCACCGTGCAGAACTTCGTCAGCGCCGCCACCGGCCTCGCCGTGCTGGTTGCGCTGTGCCGTGGCATCGGTCGCAAATCGACGAAAACCCTCGGCAACTTCTGGGTCGACATGACCCGCGCCACCCTCTACGGCCTGTTGCCGTTGTGCTTGCTGCTGGCGTTGTATCTGGTCTGGCAGGGCGTGCCACAGACCTTCGCGCAGTATGTGAATGCGGTGACGATGCAGGGTGTTGATCAAGTGATCCCGCTCGGCCCGGCCGCCAGCCAGATTGCAATCAAACAACTGGGCACCAACGGTGGCGGCTTCTTCGGCGTCAACTCGGCGCATCCGTTCGAGAACCCGACCGCGTGGAGCAACTTGTTCGAAGTCGCTTCGATCATTCTGATCCCGGTGGCGCTGGTGTTCACCTTCGGCCACTACGTCAAGGACCTGCGCCAGAGCCGCGCGATCATCGCCTGCATGCTGGCGCTGTTCCTGATCGGCGGCGCGACCTCGCTGTGGGCCGAGTATCAGCCGAACCCGACCTTGAACAACGCAGCCGTGGAACAGACTGCGCCGCTGGAAGGCAAGGAAGCACGCTTCGGCACCACGGCTACGGTGCTGTGGTCGGTGACCACCACGGCCGCCTCGAACGGTTCGGTCAACGCCATGCACGACAGCCTCAACCCGCTCAGCGGCATGGTCGCGCTGGTCAACATGATGGTCGGCGAAGTGATCTTCGGTGGCGTCGGCGCGGGGCTCTACGGCATGTTGCTCAACGTGCTGATCGCGGTGTTCCTCGCCGGTCTGATGATCGGGAGAACCCCGGAATACCTCGGCAAGAAACTCCAGGCGCGCGAAGTGCAATTGCTGGTCGTGACCCTGCTGGTCATGCCGGTTGGCGTGTTGGTGCTCGGTGCGATTGCCGCTGTGCTGCCCGGCCCTGCGGCGACCATCAGCAACCCCGGCCCGCACGGTTTCAGCCAGTTGCTGTACGCCTACACCTCGGCCAGTGCCAACAACGGTTCGGCGTTTGGTGGCCTGAGCGCCAACACACCATTCCACAACCTGATGCTCGGTCTGGGCATGTTGATCGGTCGCTTCGGTTACATCCTGCCGGTGCTGGCACTGGCTGGCAGCCTGGCGATGAAGAAAACCGCACCGATCGGCCAGAACAGTTTCCCGACTCATGGCCCGCTGTTCGTGACCCTGTTGACCGTGACCATTTTGCTGGTGGGCGGCCTGACCTTCTTGCCGACTCTGGCGCTCGGCCCGATAGCCGAACACCTGAGCATGGGCTTCTAA